Proteins encoded in a region of the Triticum dicoccoides isolate Atlit2015 ecotype Zavitan chromosome 3A, WEW_v2.0, whole genome shotgun sequence genome:
- the LOC119273551 gene encoding zealexin A1 synthase-like, whose translation MAETQHTQLVCYTLLCILVMAILVKLKHMRASASRLNLPPGPWVLPVIGHMHLLLGAIPYQAMHRLARQHGPVMLLRLGHVPTLVLSSAEAAREVMKVHDAAFADRPVYATADIFTYGGEDISFARHDSRHWKALRKLCAVELLSPRRVRSFRHVREEEAARLVLSVAGAGRIVNVGDMLKVMMNDVVMRASVGDRCVQRDAYLEELDRVLDLMSGFNLIDLFPASRLARAIGGRALGATWEVHRRIHSIMDAMISDHRTAMEGEDDNDAGCEQRGDILTTLLRFQMDGGIGGVALTNENISGVLFDLFAAGSETTATTTIWAMSELMRSPHIMAAAQSEVRRVLHGKTEVTEADIDGRLHYLQMVIKETFRLHPPVPLLMPRLCTEQTKVMGYDIPQGTTVFVNVSAIGRDEKSWTNASEFMPKRFDGEKVDYGGTDFRFLPGGAGRRMCPGMMFGVSNIEMALASLLYHFDWKLPEGGNPETLDMSEAYGITARRRTELVLEATVFVP comes from the exons ATGGCGGAAACCCAACACACCCAGCTCGTGTGCTACACTTTGCTCTGCATCCTTGTCATGGCCATACTCGTCAAGCTCAAGCACATGCGAGCCTCTGCTAGccgcctgaacctgcctcccggcccaTGGGTGCTGCCGGTGATCGGCCACATGCACCTGCTGCTCGGCGCCATTCCGTACCAGGCCATGCACAGGCTCGCTCGTCAGCACGGCCCCGTCATGCTTCTCCGCCTTGGCCACGTCCCGACGCTCGTGCTCTCCTCCGCGGAGGCGGCCAGGGAGGTCATGAAGGTGCACGACGCCGCCTTCGCCGACCGCCCCGTGTATGCCACGGCAGATATCTTCACCTACGGCGGCGAGGACATCTCCTTCGCGCGCCACGACAGCCGGCACTGGAAGGCCCTCCGGAAGCTCTGCGCCGTGGAGCTGCTGAGCCCGAGGCGCGTCCGGTCGTTCCGCCATGtccgggaggaggaggcggcgaggctTGTGCTGTCCGTCGCCGGCGCCGGTCGCATCGTCAACGTCGGTGACATGCTAAAGGTAATGATGAACGACGTGGTCATGAGGGCGTCCGTGGGCGACAGGTGCGTGCAGCGGGACGCGTACCTGGAGGAGCTGGACAGGGTGTTGGACCTCATGTCCGGGTTTAACCTCATCGACCTGTTCCCGGCGTCGCGCCTCGCCCGGGCGATCGGTGGCCGGGCTCTCGGGGCGACGTGGGAGGTACACCGGAggatccactccatcatggacgcCATGATCAGCGATCACAGAACGGCTATGGAGGGCGAGGACGACAATGATGCCGGATGTGAGCAGAGGGGTGACATACTCACTACTCTGCTCCGGTTCCAGATGGACGGCGGGATTGGCGGCGTCGCCCTCACCAATGAAAACATCAGCGGCGTCCTCTTT GATCTTTTCGCTGCAGGGTCGGAGACGACAGCCACGACAACAATCTGGGCAATGTCTGAGCTGATGAGGAGCCCACACATAATGGCCGCCGCTCAGTCCGAAGTCCGGCGAGTCCTCCATGGCAAGACCGAGGTGACTGAGGCCGACATCGACGGCCGGCTCCACTACCTACAAATGGTCATCAAGGAGACCTTTAGGTTGCATCCACCGGTGCCGCTACTCATGCCGAGGCTTTGCACTGAGCAAACAAAGGTCATGGGCTATGATATTCCACAGGGCACCACTGTATTCGTGAATGTGTCGGCAATCGGTAGGGACGAGAAGAGCTGGACTAACGCGAGCGAGTTCATGCCCAAGAGGTTTGACGGTGAAAAGGTTGATTATGGTGGTACGGACTTTAGGTTCCTCCCAGGTGGCGCTGGACGGAGAATGTGCCCCGGTATGATGTTTGGAGTGTCAAACATCGAAATGGCTCTTGCAAGCCTTCTCTATCACTTCGACTGGAAGCTTCCTGAAGGTGGGAACCCAGAGACGCTTGATATGAGTGAAGCGTATGGGATCACGGCTCGTCGTAGGACCGAGCTTGTGTTGGAAGCTACTGTTTTTGTTCCTTAA